TTATAATCATCATCATCTTGTTTTGGATTTTGGGGATTTCCGTCCATTCCAACAAATCTATACAGTTGTACTTCTCTTATATAATCCCTAAAGGATGTAATTCCTTCTTTAACCATAGTAAAGGGGATGGCCGTAGGGATTTCTCCTTCCATTGGCCTTACAACCTTTATATTTTCAGTTAGGTTATAAACAACCTGTCCTTTTTGATCTTCAGCCAAAAGAATAACTCCATGATGGTTTCCATAATTGCCCGGAAATATATATATTATTCTTGAATATGTCCATCTTTCATCGGGTTTTCTCCATTCTTCGTCTTCTATTATTCCTCCGACTCCTCTTAAAGAATAACATTTTTCTTCAATGTCTTTTTTTATTTCAAGAAGGGTTTCAGATGGTGTTGATGTGAAAAGAACGGAATTTATATTGCTTACGCTTTGTTTGCAAAGAAGAATCGGAGAAAAAAGAGAATTGCCTCCTTGAAACATTGAAACAGACAAAGGGACAGGATAGACCTCTGGTTCTCTTAATTGTAAAAAAGAGGGATTTATAGTATTTAGTATAAGCCAGGATCCTAAAAGAATAGCGAGCCCAAATATTGCCGAATATATTTTTCTTTTTGCTCTGTTTACTTCTTCTGGATTGCCGGCGGAAGATAAATATATTAGTCCTCCAATTGTGATTGAAAAAAAAGCGAAAACTCCAGAGAGCCCTATTATAAGGTAAAATATATATTCTACATATCTTGTAATTGGAGTTGCAATTGTTGTAAATTCTGCCCCA
The Candidatus Paceibacterota bacterium DNA segment above includes these coding regions:
- a CDS encoding pilin, producing MKIILYFTSLKTIFLNKYLQKNVKTFFSFFLIVVFFLLFIPFNKVLGRNLETIYPGAEFTTIATPITRYVEYIFYLIIGLSGVFAFFSITIGGLIYLSSAGNPEEVNRAKRKIYSAIFGLAILLGSWLILNTINPSFLQLREPEVYPVPLSVSMFQGGNSLFSPILLCKQSVSNINSVLFTSTPSETLLEIKKDIEEKCYSLRGVGGIIEDEEWRKPDERWTYSRIIYIFPGNYGNHHGVILLAEDQKGQVVYNLTENIKVVRPMEGEIPTAIPFTMVKEGITSFRDYIREVQLYRFVGMDGNPQNPKQDDDDYNDIYGPYYSNSIMVSTSTSPGIAAVEISLIRDTTSGEEEEEEEEEDPVSELRLRSMDFSYYIVENLSQRCAGGSESGEKCDLNLKKPTIAIFYVCRDNIPWEDGRSCRIAVFNENNSNLNQTDMKDFCYYHVDFPCAGGMFIIAGSIGIF